The following are from one region of the Roseobacter fucihabitans genome:
- a CDS encoding glycosyltransferase: MHDSYPGQFGALAQYLHDQGWRVAFATLDDNLPKNAPYQMFGYTPHRAPSAQTHPYAQSYDRAVLQGQACARRCAEARNAGDLSADIIISHVGPGAGLFLREVFPTALIVAYCEWWYQSPGIDTLYLMALDGHTANVSLDDLILARSRNASISAELLSADLGLCPTHFQADQFPIELRQKISVLHDGVDTDYYAPLAQKDRLGQAEHPALAQIPKNAQLVTYATRGMEPHRGFPQVFKAFWEISKEWDNVYFVLAGENTVFYGSDQDRRVDWLERCKAAYPIAPDRLIFTGTLNKYDYRWLLRRSCVHVYCTVPFVLSWSLLEAMSVGTRLVVSDVEPIREVMPDDGAIFADLLIKDGLKNALSLALSDQEATTQAAKATRARVATHYRLADFLDKRRCWLLHALDAKKNSGT; this comes from the coding sequence GTGCATGACAGTTACCCCGGACAGTTCGGTGCCTTGGCCCAGTATTTGCACGATCAGGGATGGCGTGTTGCCTTTGCAACGCTCGATGACAATCTCCCCAAAAATGCCCCCTACCAAATGTTCGGGTATACGCCGCATCGCGCGCCATCCGCACAGACACACCCCTATGCGCAATCCTATGACAGGGCCGTCCTGCAGGGACAGGCCTGCGCGCGTCGGTGTGCTGAGGCCAGAAATGCCGGCGATTTGAGTGCAGATATCATCATTTCGCATGTAGGTCCGGGTGCCGGGTTATTCCTGCGGGAAGTGTTTCCAACTGCTTTGATCGTGGCCTATTGCGAATGGTGGTATCAATCACCCGGCATCGATACCCTTTATCTTATGGCTCTTGATGGACACACCGCCAACGTCTCTCTCGATGATCTGATCCTTGCGCGCAGCAGGAATGCGTCGATTTCTGCAGAGCTACTGTCTGCCGATCTTGGCCTGTGCCCCACGCATTTTCAGGCGGATCAGTTTCCAATCGAATTGCGACAGAAAATCAGCGTTTTACATGATGGCGTCGATACGGATTATTATGCGCCACTGGCGCAGAAGGATAGGCTGGGACAGGCAGAGCATCCGGCTTTGGCACAGATTCCAAAGAATGCGCAGCTTGTGACCTATGCCACAAGAGGCATGGAACCTCACCGCGGTTTCCCGCAGGTTTTCAAGGCGTTCTGGGAGATATCGAAAGAGTGGGATAACGTTTATTTCGTACTCGCGGGAGAGAACACCGTCTTTTATGGCTCAGATCAGGATCGACGTGTTGACTGGTTGGAACGCTGCAAAGCGGCATACCCGATCGCGCCTGATCGGCTGATTTTCACAGGGACTTTGAACAAATATGATTACAGGTGGCTGCTGCGCCGTTCCTGCGTTCATGTCTATTGTACGGTTCCGTTTGTGCTCTCTTGGTCGCTGCTTGAAGCGATGTCGGTTGGTACGCGTCTTGTAGTTTCTGATGTTGAGCCAATCCGTGAGGTCATGCCGGATGATGGCGCAATATTTGCAGATTTGTTGATAAAAGACGGGTTGAAAAATGCTCTGTCTTTGGCGCTCTCAGATCAAGAAGCTACGACGCAAGCAGCAAAGGCCACACGCGCCAGGGTCGCGACACACTATCGGTTGGCTGACTTTCTGGACAAACGCCGATGCTGGCTGCTGCACGCGCTTGATGCAAAGAAAAATTCAGGTACCTGA